The genomic stretch ATCACTTCTACTTGTCTACTGCCCAACTCTACAATGAAGGGTCTTCCATCTTCCTCAATATCAAAAAAGCCCTCTCCTTCAAGCCTTACCAGGCGAATGGAATCTGAAAAATGCTCAGGAAACGACAACTTACTGTTTGCATTAAGGCTGATCATACTGCCATCTCCCATCCTCAAGGTCGAGCGTATCCCTGGTGGATTTTCACTGATTTCCCATGCCACTTCTGTAATAATTTCTTCTTTTTGAGGATCGATAATATATACCTGAACTACTACCCACGAACAAAAAGCAAACATTAGAACTGCAGCTATTTTTTGAATTCCAAACCATGATCGCCAAGAAGATTTCTCTTGCTGTGGGCGATCTTCATTTTCTGACCGAGGGTCGGATCGGAGTACATTCTCAAAAATATCCAGGTAAGCTCTATCCGATAGTTGAGGTCTTTTTTTATACGTCAGGGAACGTACCATAGAAGCTGCTTCCATAACCATTTCTCTTTTAATGGCATTTTCAGCAATCCACTTCTCCCAGAAATGTCCTCCCTCACCATCGGGGTTTTTAGCCCAGGAAATAAAAAACTCATCTGCCAGAAAATCTTCCAGCTCATAGTCCCTGTATTTCAATATGTTTTTATCCTTGTTCATGTACTTGGTTCACTTTTTTAGGAAGATCTCTTTCAAACTGGAAAGTGCCCTATAAACGAGCTTTCTGGCTGATTTAACGTCTGTAAAGCCCATCACTTCTGCGATTTGGCGATAGCTCATTTCTTCTTCATAGAGCAGCAGCAGTGCTTGACGCTGCCTCACTGTCAACTGGGCCAACGCTTGGTTCACTCTCTTTTGTTGTCGTTCGCGATGTTCGGATTCTATCAGGATCGTTTCGGGAGAGAGTGCAAGTGCGAAGGAGTTCTTATAATGCATTTCATCGGTGTCCATTAACTGCCCTCTTTCCTTCAATCTTTTAATGATTTCGCAGCGAATGCACTTAAAGAGGTAGGACTTAATGCTACGAACTTCTCCAAGATTTCCCCTCCTTTTCCGGAGATATATAAAAAGGTTCTGGATACAATCTTCCACCAAATGGGCATCGCCACAGAACTGGTAACCAAAAGCAAAAAGATCAGCAGCGTAATTTTTATACAGGAAACTGAAAGTGGACTCATTGCCTTTGTTAAAGGACGCCCACACCAGTTCATCCGGCATTTCCAAGTACTCCTTTTCGGAATACCGGATTAGATATTTATCGGTTACCTTAGGTGCTTTTTTGGGTTTCATTTCAATTTTTATTTGGCTTTTTAGCCATCTCGTAACATAAAGAGATAAAAAAACCCACAAACGACCCCACAAATCAGAAAAATTTCCGTAAAAAATAAAACTTTTTCTATTTCAACAAACTAAGGACGTGATATTTAACGATTTAGCAATCATTAAAAATAATAAATATAGCTTCTTCAGCCTGAAAAAAACACAAAAAAAGAGGAAGCCATTTGGCTTCCTCTTTTCTCCCATAAGGTCTTTTTCAATCTATCACTCAATCATATCAGCTGTGCATAAATAAAAACCCTTCCTCCTTATTTTAATAAATACATCAAGCTTAAATGTCCCACTAAATTATTTTTGTCAAGACCAGAGACCCAATAGGTTCCATCAGTGCTATTTTCCAGGTACCATTTATAGTTCCAGGAATTGACATATTGGATTTTGGCGGATACCAAAAACCGGTATACCTGCCAATCTGCTACAAACGAAGGTACCAAATCCATATACTTTCGCCGCCAATCTTTGATTTCCTCGAAGCGTTTATAGTAAAAGTCATTGTTATAGACGATTCGTTCGAGTTGAATCCCCAGCTTGGTAAAATTTCTGTTCCAGCTGACTTCAGCGAAAATCACGTTGCTCCCCGGGCCATTGCCTGCCCCCATGACTTGGCCATTGTTGGTATAGCCGTGGCGGACATATGGATGCGTATACCAACTGTTTTTTGCGAGGATATTTTCCCTTACCGTCTGTCCCGTCTGGGTAGTTTCGAATTGTACCCCCAGATAAGTATCCGGATCCTTTAGCTGGATATATTTGGTAAACCCTAAGGTAAAGGCTCTGTTCAGGTCTGGATATATAAACATCTCCCGGAAAGGCTTACTGTTTCCATTGGTGCCATATTCTCCATAAAATTCAAATAACTTTCCCGGACTGGCCCATCTGAAAAACCCGGCGCTTAACTGATTACGTTGCTCCACGTCCAGGTCTACCACAGCAGCAGGTCTTTTGCCGCTATTAAAAATGGGCAAATAATCATCGAAACTATCCATATCTTCTCGATACATCTGGGAAACACTGCTATACCCTACCGTCAGACCAGGGAGCCATTTGGGCTGATAGTTTATGATAATCCCTGCCATATAACGCTCATCTTCATCCCGTTTGGGAATATATAAAGGCGTTTGCCTGAATGTATAATCTGAGCCGGGAGGAAGGTAACCCGAGTTCCTCAATTTTCCGACAACCAACTGCCCCTCAAACCTACCAATATCCGTTTCGAAGGGTTTGCTCGTCTCCAAGGTTGCATGCAAAAAACCCGGTGCATTATTGCTCATCAGCAGGGAATTTCTCCTTCCCGGTCCCCACCAGATATTTTCCGATGAAACACCGATGGCTAGATTCTTATAATGGTATTTAAGATGGGACTGCCCAAGCAAATATTCTACATAGGCATAAGGCCCAAACCGCTCGACAATGTCAGAAGTATTTAACCATTCATAATACTGATCCCAAGTAGTCCCCCAATGCTGCTGCGGAAAACCATCGTACGGTAAATTCTGTGCCGTGACCAATTCAGGCTGAAACTGTAAGCTCCACGGGCCATATCTCAGGTAAAAACCAGCACTGATCAAGGTCTGTAAGCCCGTATTCGGTATCATGGCTCCATCATTGACACCAAAGGCATAATCCGAATTATATTGGCCCTTTATCATCTCAGGAAGCATCTTGATACTGCCTTTTCCATGATCAAAGGTCAATGCCTGTTTTTGCCCGTAAATCGCCCCATACCAACCGTTCTTCTTGTGCTCAGTAATTTTTAAATCAGTTAATTCTGGCGTCAGTGGAAGTATCGTCAGCGAATAGTCCGGATTAAAATTCCCGATCAACTGCTGTCTTCTTAAGTATTCCTTTAGAAAAGGAGCATTCAAGTTGGTCGTTTGCCCCCTGGTAAAATAGGCCACTGACAACAGTAGAAGAGTTAGCCCTATTCCCTTTTTTATCTTGGTAAACATAGATTAGTTATTCTTCTTCTTATCCGGTACAGTTATTCTACCAGACTTACTTTGATATTGGACAATGACCAGCTCTCATCACAAATCTGGGAACTGTTCAAGTGCTTTTGCACCGTTTTATCTCCACAGACCACTGTAACCTGATCTCCCTTGTGACGGATGATCTTTGAAATACTGTATTTCGTCGTCCATCCCAGGGAATCGGCATATTGGCAGAGGCCTGGAAGTTCAGTTTCAAGCGCGGCCGTTTTAGGGTCATTATGCCTTCCGTACGGATCTGGATAGGATTGGCTTAAGCACCACGTGGACTCACATGGCTGGTTGGAAAAGGTGGCGTTTACCAAGGGCTGGTCATCCACGTTCAAATACCAAATATCCGGTCCACCCGAAGGACCGGCATTACCATCCCAAGAATCGTGGAGCAATAGGTCTACAGTGACTTTCAGCATTTTATGGGAAGGCAAATTGTCTACTTGCACCGCGATCTCTTCATTATTATAATTGCCCAATACAGAAGTTCCATCAAAACTCCGCAACCTTCCATTGCGAATTTCCTGTGGGTTTTCTCCAGAAAAGTCATTTTCGTACACCACCACTTCTTCGTCGGGTTCCAACCCTTCCTGACATGCATTCAGCC from Echinicola soli encodes the following:
- a CDS encoding capsule assembly Wzi family protein, with the translated sequence MFTKIKKGIGLTLLLLSVAYFTRGQTTNLNAPFLKEYLRRQQLIGNFNPDYSLTILPLTPELTDLKITEHKKNGWYGAIYGQKQALTFDHGKGSIKMLPEMIKGQYNSDYAFGVNDGAMIPNTGLQTLISAGFYLRYGPWSLQFQPELVTAQNLPYDGFPQQHWGTTWDQYYEWLNTSDIVERFGPYAYVEYLLGQSHLKYHYKNLAIGVSSENIWWGPGRRNSLLMSNNAPGFLHATLETSKPFETDIGRFEGQLVVGKLRNSGYLPPGSDYTFRQTPLYIPKRDEDERYMAGIIINYQPKWLPGLTVGYSSVSQMYREDMDSFDDYLPIFNSGKRPAAVVDLDVEQRNQLSAGFFRWASPGKLFEFYGEYGTNGNSKPFREMFIYPDLNRAFTLGFTKYIQLKDPDTYLGVQFETTQTGQTVRENILAKNSWYTHPYVRHGYTNNGQVMGAGNGPGSNVIFAEVSWNRNFTKLGIQLERIVYNNDFYYKRFEEIKDWRRKYMDLVPSFVADWQVYRFLVSAKIQYVNSWNYKWYLENSTDGTYWVSGLDKNNLVGHLSLMYLLK
- a CDS encoding RNA polymerase sigma factor, coding for MKPKKAPKVTDKYLIRYSEKEYLEMPDELVWASFNKGNESTFSFLYKNYAADLFAFGYQFCGDAHLVEDCIQNLFIYLRKRRGNLGEVRSIKSYLFKCIRCEIIKRLKERGQLMDTDEMHYKNSFALALSPETILIESEHRERQQKRVNQALAQLTVRQRQALLLLYEEEMSYRQIAEVMGFTDVKSARKLVYRALSSLKEIFLKK
- a CDS encoding FecR family protein — protein: MNKDKNILKYRDYELEDFLADEFFISWAKNPDGEGGHFWEKWIAENAIKREMVMEAASMVRSLTYKKRPQLSDRAYLDIFENVLRSDPRSENEDRPQQEKSSWRSWFGIQKIAAVLMFAFCSWVVVQVYIIDPQKEEIITEVAWEISENPPGIRSTLRMGDGSMISLNANSKLSFPEHFSDSIRLVRLEGEGFFDIEEDGRPFIVELGSRQVEVMGTTFNVRNPMNGELSVALISGKVKVKDEVGNQVILKPTEMLSIHQNGKLSLTSFDSLEVTGWKDKVLVFRKSDKEEIIQKISDWYGVEVTCDPRIKRSWAYSGEYKNESLENVLKGIKRTLGIDYKMEGKQVKLMKGRS